The genomic segment ttcactaggATTGGATGgttgcaggtgattatgatattgagggaggcgctgaagCTTGAGTGAATCAAGtccggcagtacactcccgatggactttattttccgcattagtttgatagttgaagttttgaaataaatattttgagaatgaattatttatagatttttatgctttatttgaAAGTTtagttttgatcatgttaaaggtttgtATAGGATTTTTGCTAATTGACTACTTATGGATTTTTCTGcacttaatatttttaaatattaaattaatttttggattttGGAAATGTTGAGTTATGCAAGTTCCGAATTTTATATTGGGCTCGTCAGCTAGACTAAACAAAACCGATGAGATCTACTGAAAAGGTTGATTTCAGTCTTTTCATAACTCGTatcttcatcgtcatttattaGCATCTTAAAATCCGATTTAGACTTCGACCTGTAAATATGTTTGTAGATCATTGTCGTAGCTTCATAATGCATATCGAATCGTTTTATTTGGATAATCAAGTAGATCAGGCTGACCAAAATACTTTAACTGCTCATAACTGATTCTTTCTGATCAGCCAAACTGATGAGCTTACTAACATCAGGTTTCCTATATTCATCTGATTTAGCCCAACTAACTTGAAATACTACTTGTCTCaaattgagttttatgtttaATCGTCTTAACAGTTGGTAATTTGGATCACCAAGCTTCGAGATATTATCCAAAAACTAAAACTTGTCAAATTTTTAGTTTTGTTAAATTCGAGTTTCAGCTTCCatcttgagtaaatatgttagaaacacaataaaaagtttgttataattaaaatcaagattgttaTAGCTTCTAAACCTAACAGAATTTATTCAGCCTATCTAAACTATAAACCCAGTCCTATCAGGTGTAAATCGGGTTTAGAGAAAGCCTAATTAAAGTTTGAAACTCATCtaattaaatcaaataatataaaGACCGAAAAAAATGCATTATCAGTCTTTATGTTTTCTTACTAAAACACTTTTGGTCACTTTTAGtccttaaattttaaataatgcaAAACAATTATTATTCACCATTAATTTTATGGTTAAATATAATTGTAGAGAAcaatttatgatatttattaaattttagggACCAAAATGAACATAAAAGTTAGTGAGTGgaaatatcaaaactgtaaataaTCACATATCgacaatataaatatttttattttgttatatttttcttaaacgaaaataaaaatatattatagttattttataaataagagTTATCTACATTTTTGTAGTTCGggttttttcatgaaaaataatcgaatttaatttcaaaatcaaaatattatagaaattttttaatatgCACACGTTTTAATGGGTTTCTAACAATTTCCTAAAAAAgtaaaatatatattcaatatcTTTGATACTTAACTAAGTGTATCCGATATCAAAcctataaaattatttttttttgactgGAAAACCTGTAACTTTATTGATGAAAATCGTCCATTACAAGTCGAACCAACCAAGAAGGGAATTCCCCATTCAACCAAACAAACGGTGTGGGAGAAGAAACAGCAAAACTAGCAATATTATGGGCTACTCTAATTAGCCGATCTAGACACATGAGAAAAGTCAGAAACCATCGGTTTCTGCAATCTTCGTCTGATATCCTTTGCGCATAAACCTTCGTACCCAAGATTCTCCTGATTAGCCGTGACTGCTTGCACTGCTAATAGAGAGTCGGTTGCTACCTGCACATCTCTTAAATTCTTTTCGTATAGTAGGTTCACTCCTTCTCTATAGCCAGCAACTCTCCGTGAACCACTGATAACGGTTGATTAATCTGTTTTCCAAAGGCCAATAGTAATCTGCCTTGATTATCTCGAACCACTCCACCCACACTAAACTCGTTAAGATTTGTATTGAAAGATGCATCCGCATTTAGCTTCAAGCAGTTGTCCTCTGGAGGCTTCCACCTTGTCTCAAATCTCCTTTCAACTTGGCCAGCAGTAACTCGTTCCAATGTACTGGCCTCCTGAAAACTAGTAAGAAAGGCCGAGCTCCAAGTAATCTGCTCTGGTAAAGGCTTTGATCTGTCACCatgaagaaaattttgtttttccttCCAAGCTGCCCAAGCTTGAATCGCAAATTCCTCAAACTCATTCTTTGACAGTTGTGATTGTACCCACAGACAAAAATCCATGGTACTGGCTCCCTTAGCTAATTTCAAAGTGCAAGCAAAACCAGACGTACTCCACCAATGCTTTATCACAGGGCAGAAAAATAATGCATGGCAAGTCGTATCTGCATAAAATCCACAAAAGTCACAAGATGCATGAACCGGTACATGATGTCGAGCCAAATTCAGGTTAGTCGGGATACTATCATGCGCCACACTCCACCAAAACACTCGCACCTTGGGGGGTAAGGAAAGTCTCCATAAAAACGCCCACCATCTCTCGTGAGGAAAGTCCGACTGGTTCTCTGGTGCTGCAAAAAGCCCCTTTTGTAATCTACATCCATCCCTTACAGTATATCTGCCCTTAGGATTAAACCGCCAAAATTGTGCATCCTCAGTATCCACTGTAGGGAGTGGAATCTTCCGTATTTCCCCGGCCACATACGTGTTAAAGCTATTATTAATTAAAGCTTCATCCCATACTCCATCTTTTATCAATCCACTTACAGTAGTCTCATGTTCCCAGGGAACCAAAGTATTCCCAACTAACGAAAGCATGCTCGGAACCCATTTATCGGTAAAAATCTTGACAGAGTTCTCATTCCCAATCCTCCAAAGCATACCGTCTGATAAAATCTCTCGACTCCAAATAAGTGAACGCCAAATGTAGGATGGGTTACTACCCAAACCAGCTTTCATAACATTCACATGCTTAAAATAATGGCCTTTCAAAACCCGACTGACAAGTGAATTTGGGTTTCGTAGAATTCTCCAAAACTGTTTGGCTAGTAAAGCACGATTGAATTCAACTAGCTTCCTAAAACCAAGCCCTCCCCTTACCTTAGGCTTGCAGAGAAAGTCCCATGAATGCCAATGCATTCTTCGTTTACCATTATCAGTGCCCCACCAAAAATTGGCACATTCCCTTTCAATATCCTCACACACTGAAACTGGGAGTTTGAAGCATTGCATCGCATAAGTGGGAATGGCCTGTAAAATTTCCTTAATCAGAACTTCCTTTCCTCCAGAAGAGAACCATTTATGACCCCAACCCTGAATTCGTTTCACAACTCGTTCCACCAGATACCGAAATTGGAATTTCTTGCTCCTCATCGAAACTGAGGGTAGCCCCAAATAAATATCATGACACTGCACCACCGGTATGCTAAGGATCCCCTTGACCGTTTCAATCAAAGCAGGGGAAGTGTTAGGGCTAAAAGAGAGAGCCGATTTATCATAATTTATCATCTGACCCGAAGCTCTCTCACAAACATTAAGGCATTCCCTCACGCATGCACCCTCATCCATAGAAGCTCGGAAAAACACCAGACTATCATCTGCAAAGAACAAGTGAGAAACTGATGGGCATCCATTCGCAATTTTCACTCCCCTAAACAAACCCCGCAATTCATAAGAGGATAGTAAGGCCGACAGTCCATGAGAGCACAAGACAAATAGATAAGGGGAAAGCGGATCTCCTTGCCGAAGTCCTCTGGTTCGAATAATAGACCCAGCCACCTCCTGATTGACCCTGAAGGAATACGTTACTGATCTAACACAGTTCATGATTAAGGATATCCACCTATCATCAAAGCCTAGCCGCCCCATCAATGCCTGTAAAAAACTCCACTCCACACGGTCATACGCCTTACTCATATCTAGTTTCAAAGCTGCAAACCCGCTCTTCCCCGCCTTACGATTCTTCAACCAGTGCAATATTTCAAAACCCACAATCACATTATCACTGATCATACGGCCCGGGATGAAAGCACTCTGAGAATCTTCAACTACTTTGGAGAGAATATAGGCCTAAAACGATTAGTAATGGCTCGAGAAACAATTTTATAGCATATATTGCAAAGACTTATCGATCTGAACTCTTTGAGCATCATCGGCTCTTTGACCTTCGGTATTAACGTGACAATGGTGTCATTCCAATCTTCCAAAGAGACCCCCTCATTAAGAACACTTAGTACAGCTATAGTCACATCATTACCTACCACATCCCAACCTTTTTGGTAAAAGAGAACCGACATACCATCCGGCCCTGGAGCTTTGTCTGGGTGCATATCAAAGAGGGCACGACGGACTTCATCTGCTGAAAATGGGGAGCAAAGCAGTTGGTTCGTCGAGGAATCAATTTTCGGCTCAACCACCTCCAACATTTTTCTCATATCTGCCTCCGTGGGGCTAGAAGATGTGAATAAGGACCCAAAATAATCCAACACTATATCGGCCATACCCATATTGCTCGTGCACCAATCACCATGACTAGAGACTAGGCCGTTTATGTTGTTCCTGGCCTTCCGATGGGAAGCTCTAGTATGGAAAAACCTGGTATTACGATCTCCATCCTTAAGCCATGCCTCCCTACTACTTTTTTCCAATAGATTTCTTCTTTAGTAGCAAGATGTTCAACTTCCAATTCTAAATTCCGAATTTGGTCAGTAGAGGCCTTCCATTGAGAACAAGTTCTAAGAGAATTTAATTGCTCCCTCTTTGATTTAAGGAGAATAGGAATGAGCCTCACCTTATTCTTATCCCATGCTAAGAGCGCCCGTTTACAAGAGGAAATGCGATCCAGAATAGTACGAGACTGATCTGGACCACCCCAACCATTTCTAACCACCTCCACATAATCCTTATTCAGAAGCCAGTTCTTCTCAAAACGGAATACACTGCCCGAGTTGTACTTATTCCACATGTATGTCCAGCCACCCCAGACAGCTTCAATAGAATTGGTCTGTGATCCGAATGGTAAAACTCGAGAGAACAAACTCGAGCTGTAGGGAAAAGAAGCCTCCATCTCATGTTTCCTACAAAGCGATCAAGCCTTTCAAAAATAGCTTCACTTGCCTTTCTACGATTCACCCAAGTAAAGAGCTCCCCACTACAATGAATATCTTGTAATTCACAGAGTTCAAGAGCATCACGGAACGCTTGCATTTGAGCGGAAGGTCTTTTATTCCCTCCAACCTTCTCGCTATCAAAACATAGTTCATTAAAATCTCCACCAACTACCCATGGCAAATCCCTGAGATCCGACATTTCCTTTAAACGATGTAAAAGCTCCCAAGAGAAATGACGAAGGGACGTCTCAGGTTGCCCGTAAAAATCAGTAAACCTCCACAAAGAACTACCCTCCTGGACTGTACAATCAATATGGCCAAGAGAAAAAGACTTAATCGCTACTGAAACTGGCGCTTTCCAGAAAAGCGCAAGACCCCCACTTCTGCCCTGACAATCAATCATGAAGCTACCGGAAAAACCCAATCTACATCTCCACCATCTGCACTGAGACTCTCTCACCTTGGTTTCACTCAAGAATAAGAGAGTGGGATCTTTTTCGgcgatcaatcgccccaattcCCGGAATGCTCTTGGGTTCCCAAGCCCACGAGCATTCCAAACAACGATATTCATAATGGTTGGCGGGGTTGCATAGCAACCACCGCCGGGAGGATGCAAGAACTGACCCTTTCGTCACCAGGTCTTGCCCTTTTCTTAATAGGGCTAGCGCTTTCCCGAGAGAGACCATCATCATCCTCTAAGAGGGCTCTCTTAGAACCAACATAATGCAGAGAATTTAATCCTGTCACCTTCTCCTTCCCTTTTTCTCTTGCCAAATGTTTCCAGTGTTTAGCGTTACACTTAGCCCCCGCTTCCACGCTTATGTTTCTACTACCAGATTCTTCCTCCAGCACATGAGGATCCATGCTAAGTAACACTTTTGACTGCATGTTTACCAATCTCCCTCCGTCCCCTTCAATCTGGATATGTCCTCTATCATCCTCCTTCCCTTGGCTCCCGAAATTACCCCCATTAGACAAGCCATTGCCTCCTCTAATCTGATCAGTAGGAGGTACCACGACCAGATTCTGATTCCCAATCTCCTCTGTCCCATTTTGAGAAGATGCAACATTCTTCTCAGTATTAGGTTTTGTTCCAGATTCTTTACTATCCTTAGTCCTACTAACATGAGCAGCCGCCCTCAACCAAGCCCCACAAGCAAATCGCACTTTATCAACAGAAGTATCCTCACATTCCCTATGAGTATGACCAACTCTTCCACAGGCATAGCAAAAATCTGGCAGTCGTTCATAGACAAGTATGATGAAAATATCCTCCTCCTCGCTCATAGAAGTAACACGGATACATTTTCGCAAGGGTTGAGAAATATTAATGCATACACGAATCCTCGCAAAACAGCCCAGCACAACTCCATGATCACCACGATCCACTTCAACTACCATGCCCAGTTGACTTCCCAATTTTAGAAGAAGGTTTTCATGCAAGAAAGCTAATGGGATATTATGGAGTTGAATCCAGAACGTGGCCTCATCAAACCTCAAAGTCCGAGGGCTATGACAACCCGTTGGTTCTGTAAGGACAATCAAACTTCTAGAGAAATTCCACGGGCCTTCCTGGAGAATCCTTGTTCTGTCTCGCTGagaacaaaattcaaaaataaataggTTATCACCCGCCGCTTCAATAATAATCTTCCTCTCGCTCTGTAATATTCTAGGCATCTGCTGTCTAAATGCCTCCTCATTAATCACCTTGAAAGGAAGGATTTTAGCCACCAAGCAGCAAGAGAGGCGTTCCGCTCCAATCCGTATGTCCTCATCCTCAATCGTGAACGCCTCATGTGGATTCTGATAATCAAGTTTCATAACGTTAACAAGTCTTGCAATCTCATCTGGGTCCATGATTTAGTAATTTTTAGAACCAACGCACGAATCAGTAAACGATCATGCGGTGCCATCCTGCAGAACACAGGTTTCCGCCCTCTAAAcctatataattatttaattttgtttaaaagcaATAATTCCAACATAAATATAAGTTTATTTTTGTTaagatattaaataaatatgtggtaaAAATAAAATGTGGATAACTGtaaaattttgtttatatataataaaaataaatgtaatCATATAGATATTTGTCATAGATTGTGGTTATATACTATCTTTATCTTTATCATTATTTGtttccaaaaatatttattaattttattatattttaaaagtttgaggactaaaaatatttaaagactAAAAGTGTTTTATTAAGAAAGTATGAGTTTTTCCTTATATAAAATTTTTGTCTTAtcattatatttaataataaaattgatggCGATAAGTTTAAAgattaaaatactaattaattaaagattaaaagTGTTTCATTAAAGTTATTGATTGAATTTGGGGGCATTTTTCATGAAAGTGTCACGACGTTTTCAAATGTCGTGCTTTACAAATTAATCTCGATAATCTTGATTTCTTGaaggtattattattattattattattatttatttatttattttaaatatataaatacaaaTTCACTTTGATTGGATAATTGTagcttcaaaattttaaaaaagacaCTAGCATCCTTCGACACAtttcatattaaaatttatttggtattaaataatattagtgtaaaatatctaaaaattatatattaaaatataaacacttaaaataattattttagaatacatttttatttaggATGAGATTATCAATAAAACCTTTAAAAAGAcagattaaaaataaaaaatatagattaatatattataattatagataaactataaatttaattttccttCGGATGAAAGCAGCGGTAAACAAGACAGACCTGGAGATCTTTGTTATGCGAACATGGGCCGTGTGGCATGAAAGGCTTCGGATTCTGCACGCTAAGATACAACGTAATGATCCATGGGACGTGGACTGGAGTATCTCTATGTTAAAGGATTTCAAGGAAGCCCGCGCATCCCTAAGTATCACCCACGTGCAGAGGAATATTGTTCCACGAGATCGCTTGCAACGACCAGCGCCTAATATATTGAAATCGTAAGTCGATGAAGCGGTGAATTATGTTTCCGGTGGGTGTTCAGTTGGAGGGATAGTACGAGACCATGATGGACAAATTATATTAGCCTTCGGACAAAGAATCTCCAAACCACCGTCAGTTGTTTATGCGGAATTAGTTTCGATAAAAGAAGGATTGCATATGGTGCAGGAACATGATGTGGAGATCCATGAAATCTCAACTGACTCTCTCCTGGCGGTACAAGCAGTCGCCAAACCAGCTGAGAACTTCAGTCATAATGGTGCAATTGCTAAAGAATTACAGAAAGCACTGGATAGCCGTCACAAGATAGATCTTCATCATGTTTCTAGATCGGCGAATTGTAGTGGTGCACACACTAGCATTTTTTGCCATCTCTTCCCCTTTCTCCGTTGTTTGGAAAGCTGGGTAGTTTCCCTTTTGGTTGGTAAAAATTCGAATAGACGATCTTCCGCATTCTCAATAAAATCACAAGCcttatagtatatatatatatatatatatatatatttacgtTCTACATTAATACTTATTCGGTTCATCATGTTAAAACATAAGCTTATTGAATATATCTTTCACCGAGTGAGACCATTCCAcactttgaaaataatttcaaattggTTTAATTGCATCCGATTTGTCGAGAAACGGGATTTGTACATAGATAAAAACTGTAAAGTACTCCAGTTCATAGTGATATCTtgagtttaataatttttaaaaaatatttatttacttcTCTAAACTATAAACTCAATCCTGTCATCTGTAAATTGGGTTTAGCGAAAGCCTAATTAAAGCTTTGAACTCATCTgatcaaatcaaatatataaAACCCGTGAAAAACACACTTTTGGTCCTTAGACATATCAAAGTAACACTTTTAGtccttaaaatttaaataatgcaaAAAAAATAAGTATTCATAATTACTTTTATGGTTAAATATAATTGTAGAGActaatttatgatatttattaaattctaggGACCAAAAATGAACATAAAAGTTAGTGAGGATATGGAAATATGAAACAGTAAATAATCATATATCGACAATATAAATATTCTTATTTCGTTGTATTTttcttatataaaaataaaaaatattagagttattttataaataagatCTATATATCTACATTTTTGTACTTCGGGtttatacatgaaaaataatcgAATTTAATTTCAAGATCAAAATATTACAGAAATTTTTTAATATGCACACGTCTTAATGGGTTTTCTAACAATTTcctaaaaaaagtaaaaatatatattcaatatcATTGATATTTAGCTAAGTGTATTTTTTAAcgcccgaaaattttaaggtccacgcaaaccacgtgcatgcaattattaaattcttttgtattgtgattaaatgttttaattgcatgaattaattatgttgtgcatacttgcatatttaaaatatatttttctacatgattgcattaaaatgtatttttaaaaggttattcgagttgcgatagaggaacggagaccgatggctgaaaaaaatagaaaatatttttattaaatagttgtttttaattatttaaaatttgggtgatactttttcttatttttgaaaataagaggttttgaggtgattttatacgccgggacgtaatttttatcgttgttggattttcaacaaaaatgcaaacgttttggcaacccggctaataaattcacaatttatttaaacaaaactattattatattttaattaaatattaattaagcactaatggcctaattatatgtttaatgggctaagcctaattaataattaattaattataaaatatattaaaaacccACCCACACTCTCATAACTCACGCCACACACTCAttaaaaattcagaaactctCCTCCACCCcaacacacgacacacacatcTACAATAATTGAAGGGAAAAATCGAAGAAAGCCAAGGAGAATTCAAAGCCAAGGTCTTGCCCCATTCTTCGccaatcgtcaacgaataatcgtgcgtgtaaaacgcaaagacacgccatattctttcatttacttatcatcacaccatattatgtatttaactATGGATTGCATGAAGATCAAGTGAcactttttaattattttcgtttttgttcaAGCATGAGTTTTTAAGGCATGGTTTGATTcaaaaaaattgttgtttccatacacaaaggggctgccatgatcagGGATTGTTTAAGGGTTGTTTTTACACAATTTAAAGAGTCCTAGGATGCACTTTAATCACAGCATACGTAAACAAACAAGATGGGAACAAAATTAATTTGGTGGATCACAAGGGTTCGGTTCATGGATGTTGCTACTGGACTTGGGTTCGGTTGGGACCATGGCATGGCTAGGGTCTGTtaggggtcaagggaagagtcctagccacgctaggacccgagacaagaggctgggaaggagtcctaccCGTGAAGCTCCATGAAAGTAGCGTAGGTTGTTGCTGTGGTGCAGGGAAgagaggggctcggccagggggtctgggctgggctaggttaggtcgtTAGGGTCCTAAGATGGTTCttgaggggctggttcaaggggtggCTCGGTGGTTGGGGCCCTAGCAGCAAAAACCTGGAGTTCTATCCAGGGCCGGCCCTTTCCAAGGGCAAACTGGGCCCATGCCCAGGGCCCCATTTTGATGGGGgccccaaatttttttaatatatatatatatatatatatatataatagtatTGGGACCCAAATAATtactttaattatattatatatataataagacctaaatatgataaaaaattataacaGCAGCATTTTCAATACTCAAATCGTAAGACTCAATTTTCGATTTCGGCGGATGAAGCTATACGATCTGACCAATCTCTAACCTCCATTCCAATTGTCTTCTATCATCTCAATTTTGTTTCAGTACTCATCGTTGCTCCTCGTCATCCCTTAGTAAATTTTTTATCGTCGAAGATTAGAGGTATGAATTTTCAAAAcctaattttgaaatttgggACTTttgttgaatttgattttgaattGCTAAATTAACTGGTGTTAAATTAAATTAGCACatgcattttgaattttaatagttcattgtgaattttttttggataattttataattatgaaTGTGAAGGATAATTCTTTATagttcaattatttttttgtggTTGTTCTTGGTGTAGTATCACTTGAAGAAATAGGATGCCTAGAAAATACCCATCTGGAAGttcaaaaaggaaaaaaaagcaAACAGAAAAGAAGATGACCCAATCAATGAAAGGCTCTATGGATaagtttgttttgaaagaaacgAGTATAGTTCAAGAAAATTTGATTGTTGATGTCGATAATCTGAGGGCACAAGAAAATCATTCTGACGAACAAATAGAAGAGATGTATGTTGCAAACACTATGGGTATTGAGGAAAATGAAAACATAAATCATTCTCTGAATATATTTGATCCAAGAGTTTGGAATAGCCTTGATACAAAAATGAGGGATTTACTCGTTGAAAAAGGCCCCATTAGAGAGGTTAATTTTGAATACCCACATGATGAACTTGGTAGACATTTTTCCTCAGAGCATTATAATAGAGTGCTTCCAAACAAAACAAGTCATGAAAGAAAATGGCTAGTTTATTCAAAGGAGTTAGATAAAGTATTTTGTTTCTGCTGTAAGCTTTTCAAAACACTTCCATCACGAAGTCAATTAGCAGAAGACGGATCTAGAGATTGGAAGCATCTAAGTGAGAAGCTTAGAGAACACGAAAAATGTCATGAACATCTTGCTAATTTGAGATCGATGGTGGAGTTACAAGTGAGGTTGAGGAAAAATGAAACAATTGACAAAGAATTGCAGGAACAGATTAAAAATGAAACACACCGTTGGAGAGGGGTTTTGACAAGAATTATAGCAGTGGTAAAATGTTtggctaaaaatattttgtcatttcgtgaaaaaaatgaaaatatggaGGATAGTTCAAAGGATAATTTCCTGGGCTTGATTGAGATGATTGCCGAGTTTGATCC from the Primulina tabacum isolate GXHZ01 chromosome 8, ASM2559414v2, whole genome shotgun sequence genome contains:
- the LOC142553940 gene encoding uncharacterized protein LOC142553940; the encoded protein is MDPDEIARLVNVMKLDYQNPHEAFTIEDEDIRIGAERLSCCLVAKILPFKVINEEAFRQQMPRILQSERKIIIEAAGDNLFIFEFCSQRDRTRILQEGPWNFSRSLIVLTEPTGCHSPRTLRFDEATFWIQLHNIPLAFLHENLLLKLGSQLGMVVEVDRGDHGVVLGCFARIRVCINISQPLRKCIRVTSMSEEEDIFIILVYERLPDFCYACGRVGHTHRECEDTSVDKVRFACGAWLRAAAHVSRTKDSKESGTKPNTEKNVASSQNGTEEIGNQNLVVVPPTDQIRGGNGLSNGGNFGSQGKEDDRGHIQIEGDGGRLVNMQSKVLLSMDPHVLEEESGSRNISVEAGAKCNAKHWKHLAREKGKEKVTGLNSLHYVGSKRALLEDDDGLSRESASPIKKRARPGDERVSSCILPAVVAMQPRQPL